From Acidovorax sp. FHTAMBA, one genomic window encodes:
- a CDS encoding DUF2783 domain-containing protein codes for MLITQPHLQASDDFYEALLAAHEGLSTEESHAMNARLVLLLANHIGDQDILTEALSLARGRAQGHTAQSPTAPAAIAPVAPVHAAA; via the coding sequence ATGCTGATCACCCAACCCCACCTGCAGGCCAGCGATGACTTCTACGAGGCGCTGCTCGCCGCGCACGAAGGCCTGTCCACCGAAGAAAGCCACGCCATGAATGCGCGGCTGGTGCTGCTGCTGGCCAACCACATCGGTGACCAGGACATCCTGACCGAAGCGTTGTCGCTGGCCCGCGGGCGCGCCCAGGGCCACACGGCGCAGAGCCCCACGGCACCCGCTGCGATCGCCCCGGTGGCGCCCGTGCACGCGGCGGCGTGA
- a CDS encoding ABC transporter ATP-binding protein, with translation MSASAPTPLLQLQDLSVSYGPVEAVHQVQLSVNEGEIVTVIGPNGAGKTTLLCAAMGLLPSTGSISLAGERIARPSVEAMVARGVGLVPEKRELFGDMSVEDNLLLGGFSRWRKGQRDQAERMEEVFAIFPRLRERRPQLASTLSGGERQMLAIGRALMARPRLLLLDEPSLGLAPLIVREVLHVVSSLREHGVSVLLVEQNARAALRVADRAYVLEMGAVALTGAAQDLLSDRRIIDTYLGIGGTAHTEAPEPA, from the coding sequence ATGAGCGCCAGTGCCCCCACACCCCTGTTGCAGTTGCAGGACCTGTCGGTGTCCTACGGGCCGGTCGAGGCGGTGCACCAGGTGCAGCTTTCCGTGAACGAGGGCGAGATCGTCACCGTGATCGGCCCCAACGGCGCCGGCAAGACCACGCTGCTGTGTGCGGCCATGGGGCTGCTGCCCTCCACGGGTTCCATCAGCCTGGCGGGCGAACGCATCGCGCGCCCGAGCGTCGAGGCCATGGTGGCGCGGGGCGTGGGCCTGGTGCCTGAAAAGCGCGAGCTGTTTGGCGACATGTCGGTGGAAGACAACCTGCTGCTGGGCGGCTTTTCGCGCTGGCGCAAGGGCCAGCGCGACCAGGCCGAGCGCATGGAGGAGGTGTTCGCCATCTTCCCGCGCCTGCGCGAGCGGCGCCCGCAGCTGGCGTCCACCCTCTCGGGCGGCGAGCGGCAGATGCTGGCCATTGGCCGGGCGCTGATGGCGCGCCCGCGCCTGCTGCTGCTGGACGAGCCCTCGCTGGGCTTGGCGCCGCTGATCGTGCGCGAGGTGCTGCACGTGGTGTCGTCGCTGCGCGAGCATGGCGTGTCGGTGTTGCTGGTGGAGCAGAACGCCCGGGCCGCGCTGCGCGTGGCCGACCGCGCCTATGTGCTGGAGATGGGCGCAGTGGCGCTCACGGGTGCCGCCCAGGACCTGCTGAGCGACCGCCGCATCATCGATACCTACCTGGGCATCGGCGGCACGGCGCACACCGAGGCGCCGGAACCCGCCTGA
- a CDS encoding TetR/AcrR family transcriptional regulator, whose product MARGRSPGYEDQREMILNQAAALFARRGYPATSMNEVAEACGLSKPTLYHYFKDKYHLLVHITEGHVSRLQALVEEVQAQNLPPEARLRTLIQRFVQEYAEAQHAHRVLTEDVKFLQPEDHERVLNKERAVVAAFADALGQMRPDTEAAGLTKALTMLLFGMINWMFTWLRPDGELDYEAMAPIVADLFFGGVPAVRTDGAAARSAP is encoded by the coding sequence ATGGCCCGAGGGCGCTCTCCCGGATACGAAGATCAGCGCGAAATGATCCTGAACCAGGCCGCCGCACTGTTTGCGCGGCGTGGCTACCCTGCCACGTCGATGAACGAGGTGGCGGAGGCCTGCGGGCTGTCCAAGCCCACGCTGTACCACTATTTCAAGGACAAATACCACCTGCTGGTGCACATCACCGAGGGCCACGTCTCCCGGCTGCAGGCGCTGGTCGAAGAAGTGCAGGCGCAGAACCTGCCGCCCGAGGCGCGTCTGCGCACGCTGATCCAGCGCTTCGTGCAGGAGTACGCCGAGGCCCAGCACGCACACCGCGTGCTGACCGAGGACGTGAAGTTCCTGCAGCCGGAAGACCACGAGCGTGTGCTGAACAAGGAGCGTGCCGTGGTGGCCGCCTTTGCCGACGCGCTGGGCCAGATGCGGCCCGACACCGAAGCGGCAGGCCTCACCAAGGCGCTCACCATGTTGCTGTTCGGCATGATCAACTGGATGTTCACCTGGCTGCGCCCCGATGGAGAACTCGACTATGAAGCGATGGCCCCCATTGTTGCGGACCTGTTCTTCGGGGGCGTGCCCGCCGTGCGCACCGATGGTGCTGCCGCACGGTCCGCCCCATGA
- a CDS encoding IclR family transcriptional regulator produces the protein MVTSLSAIPTLDDEDTPRTPRGIQSVEVGGQLLKVLARTGRRMALKDLARAADMTAAKAHPYLVSFGKLGLIEQDTVSGHYGLGPLAMQLGLISLQQVDPVRLAIAELPALAQRIGHTVSASVWGDSGPTVIRVEEGPTAVYVAMRHGTTASMRHTATGKVFAAFGPRERVAVALAAEGFAQALDEPAFAAELEAVRTHRLSVVADQLLPGISALATPVFDGFGQLVLCLAAIGPTATLPTGPGSPVARHLRDAAQALSQRLGALAAEA, from the coding sequence ATGGTCACCTCACTTTCTGCCATTCCCACCCTTGACGACGAAGACACCCCGCGCACGCCGCGCGGCATCCAGAGCGTGGAGGTGGGTGGCCAGCTGCTGAAAGTGCTGGCCCGCACCGGCCGGCGCATGGCGCTCAAAGACCTGGCCCGCGCCGCCGACATGACGGCCGCCAAGGCCCACCCCTATCTGGTGAGCTTTGGCAAGCTGGGCCTGATTGAGCAGGACACGGTGAGCGGCCACTACGGCCTGGGCCCGCTGGCCATGCAGCTGGGCCTCATCAGCCTGCAGCAGGTGGACCCGGTGCGCCTGGCCATTGCCGAGCTGCCCGCGCTGGCCCAGCGCATTGGCCACACCGTATCGGCATCGGTGTGGGGTGACAGCGGCCCCACCGTCATCCGCGTCGAGGAAGGGCCCACCGCCGTGTATGTGGCCATGCGCCACGGCACCACGGCCTCGATGAGGCACACGGCCACGGGCAAGGTGTTTGCAGCCTTCGGTCCGCGCGAGCGCGTGGCAGTCGCACTGGCCGCCGAGGGCTTTGCCCAGGCGCTGGACGAGCCGGCGTTTGCGGCCGAACTGGAGGCCGTGCGCACCCACCGCCTGAGCGTGGTGGCCGACCAGCTGCTGCCGGGCATCAGCGCCCTGGCCACACCGGTCTTCGACGGGTTCGGGCAACTGGTGCTGTGCCTGGCGGCCATCGGGCCGACCGCGACGCTGCCCACGGGCCCGGGCAGCCCGGTGGCCCGGCATCTGCGCGATGCAGCCCAGGCCCTCTCGCAGCGGCTGGGGGCGCTGGCGGCGGAGGCTTAA
- a CDS encoding ABC transporter substrate-binding protein: MKKRNLFPLAIAAAAALACSAALADINVGVTVSATGPAASLGIPEKNTIALMPRTIAGEKVNYIVLDDASDTTTAVNNTRKLISESKVDIILGSSTTPNSLAMIDVAAEAQTPMISMAASARIVEPMDAKKKWVFKTPQNDIMMSTAIVDHMAASGVKTVAFIGFSDAYGEGWHQEFSKAAAAKNLQIVANERYARTDTSVTGQVLKMISAKADAVLIAGSGTPAALPQKTLKERGYTGKIYQTHGVANADFLRVGGKDVEGTLLPSGPVLVAAQLPDSHPVKKSAMAYVEAYEAAHGKGSVSTFGAHGWDAGALMTAAVPAALKKAKPGTPEFRAALRDALEQIKEVPGAHGIFTMSPDDHLGLDNRARVMVKIENGTWKYQP, translated from the coding sequence ATGAAAAAACGCAATCTTTTCCCCCTGGCCATCGCTGCGGCCGCCGCGCTGGCTTGCAGCGCAGCGCTGGCCGACATCAATGTCGGCGTCACCGTCTCCGCCACGGGGCCTGCAGCCTCGCTGGGCATTCCCGAGAAGAACACCATCGCGCTCATGCCGCGCACCATTGCGGGCGAGAAGGTGAACTACATCGTGCTCGACGATGCATCGGACACCACCACCGCCGTCAACAACACCCGCAAGCTCATCAGCGAAAGCAAGGTGGACATCATCCTGGGCTCCAGCACCACGCCCAATTCGCTGGCCATGATCGACGTGGCTGCCGAGGCGCAGACGCCCATGATCTCGATGGCCGCCTCGGCCCGCATCGTCGAGCCCATGGACGCCAAGAAGAAGTGGGTGTTCAAGACGCCGCAGAACGACATCATGATGTCCACCGCCATCGTGGACCACATGGCCGCCTCGGGCGTCAAGACCGTGGCGTTCATCGGCTTCTCGGACGCGTACGGCGAAGGCTGGCACCAGGAGTTCAGCAAGGCGGCCGCCGCCAAGAACCTGCAGATCGTGGCCAACGAGCGCTATGCGCGCACCGACACCTCGGTGACCGGCCAGGTCCTCAAGATGATCAGCGCCAAGGCCGACGCGGTGCTGATCGCCGGCTCGGGCACCCCGGCCGCGCTGCCGCAAAAAACGCTCAAGGAGCGCGGCTACACCGGCAAGATCTACCAGACGCACGGCGTGGCCAATGCCGACTTCCTGCGCGTGGGCGGCAAGGATGTGGAAGGCACGCTGCTGCCCTCGGGCCCGGTGCTCGTGGCCGCGCAGCTGCCGGACAGCCACCCCGTCAAGAAGTCCGCCATGGCGTATGTGGAAGCGTATGAAGCCGCCCACGGCAAGGGCAGCGTATCCACCTTCGGTGCCCACGGCTGGGATGCGGGCGCGCTGATGACGGCTGCCGTGCCTGCCGCGCTCAAGAAGGCCAAGCCCGGCACGCCCGAGTTCCGCGCCGCGCTGCGCGATGCGCTGGAACAGATCAAGGAAGTGCCCGGGGCGCATGGCATCTTCACCATGTCGCCCGATGACCACCTGGGGCTCGACAACCGCGCCCGTGTGATGGTGAAGATCGAAAACGGCACCTGGAAGTACCAGCCCTAG
- a CDS encoding FAD-dependent oxidoreductase has protein sequence MNPRDIPPEAFHASGAEVQAIDFGYVRSPDQDSATPAQHPVVIVGAGPVGLSLAIDLAQRGQRVVVLDNDHKLSIGSRAICFSKRTLEIWDRLGVGQRMVDKGVSWNVGRVFLKSDEVFEFNLLPEEGHERPAFINLQQYYAEAYLVERALQLPGIDIRWHNKVTAVAPRADGALLTVNTPEGDYAIDAQWVAACDGSRSPLRQLMGLESKGRIFHDRFLIADVRLDSDVNFPTERWFWFDPPFHPGQSVLLHRQPDNVWRIDFQLGWDADPDEEKKPENILPRVQALLGPGVKFTLDWASVYTFACLRMDRFVHGRVVFAGDSAHGVSPFGARGANSGVQDAENLAWKLDRVLKGLAPDALVATYGPEREFAADENIRNSTRATDFITPKSAISHLFRAAVLELAREHPFARRMVNSGRLSVPTTLRHSPLNTPDCDDDFSGPQVPGAVLLDAPVVCDGQPGWLLRTLGPDFTLLVFGTAPAWARSLPQVRVLQIGTEVHDVQDTQGLVTQRLDARPGTMVLVRPDQHLCARWRAASETQVRQALAHAMAAAG, from the coding sequence ATGAACCCCCGAGACATTCCCCCCGAGGCCTTCCACGCCAGCGGCGCCGAGGTGCAAGCCATCGACTTCGGCTACGTGCGCTCGCCCGACCAGGACAGTGCCACACCCGCGCAGCACCCCGTCGTCATCGTGGGCGCGGGCCCGGTGGGTCTGTCTCTGGCCATCGACCTGGCCCAGCGCGGGCAGCGTGTGGTGGTGCTGGACAACGACCACAAGCTCTCCATCGGCTCGCGCGCCATCTGCTTTTCCAAGCGCACGCTGGAGATCTGGGACCGCCTGGGCGTGGGCCAGCGCATGGTGGACAAGGGCGTCTCGTGGAACGTGGGCCGCGTGTTCCTCAAGAGCGACGAGGTTTTCGAATTCAACCTGCTGCCCGAGGAGGGCCACGAGCGCCCAGCCTTCATCAACCTGCAGCAGTACTACGCCGAGGCCTACCTGGTGGAGCGCGCCCTGCAGCTGCCGGGCATCGACATCCGCTGGCACAACAAGGTGACCGCTGTGGCGCCGCGTGCCGACGGGGCGCTGCTCACCGTGAACACGCCCGAGGGCGACTACGCGATCGACGCGCAGTGGGTGGCCGCGTGCGACGGCTCGCGCTCGCCCCTGCGCCAGCTGATGGGCCTGGAGAGCAAGGGCCGCATCTTCCACGACCGCTTCCTGATCGCCGATGTGCGCCTGGACAGCGACGTGAACTTCCCCACCGAGCGCTGGTTCTGGTTCGACCCGCCGTTTCACCCCGGCCAGAGCGTGCTGCTGCACCGCCAGCCCGACAACGTCTGGCGCATTGACTTCCAGCTCGGCTGGGACGCCGACCCGGACGAAGAAAAGAAGCCCGAGAACATCCTCCCCCGCGTGCAGGCGCTGCTGGGGCCGGGCGTGAAGTTCACGCTCGACTGGGCCAGCGTCTACACCTTTGCCTGCCTGCGCATGGACCGCTTTGTGCACGGCCGCGTGGTGTTTGCGGGCGACAGCGCGCACGGCGTGTCGCCCTTTGGCGCGCGCGGGGCCAACAGCGGCGTGCAGGATGCCGAAAACCTGGCGTGGAAGCTCGACCGGGTACTCAAAGGCCTGGCGCCCGATGCCCTGGTGGCCACCTACGGGCCCGAACGCGAGTTCGCCGCCGACGAGAACATCCGCAACTCCACCCGCGCCACCGACTTCATCACGCCCAAGAGCGCGATCAGCCACCTCTTTCGCGCAGCCGTGCTGGAGCTGGCCCGCGAGCACCCGTTTGCGCGCCGCATGGTCAACAGCGGGCGGCTGTCGGTGCCCACCACGCTGCGCCATTCACCGCTCAACACGCCCGACTGCGACGATGACTTTTCCGGCCCCCAGGTGCCGGGTGCCGTGCTGCTGGATGCCCCCGTGGTGTGCGACGGACAGCCTGGCTGGCTGTTGCGCACGCTGGGGCCGGACTTCACGCTGCTGGTATTCGGCACGGCGCCCGCCTGGGCCCGCAGCCTGCCGCAGGTGAGGGTGCTGCAGATTGGCACCGAAGTGCACGACGTGCAGGACACACAGGGCCTGGTCACGCAGCGGCTGGACGCCCGGCCCGGCACCATGGTGCTGGTGCGGCCCGACCAGCACCTGTGTGCACGCTGGCGCGCTGCCAGCGAAACGCAGGTGCGCCAGGCCCTGGCGCACGCCATGGCCGCCGCCGGATGA
- the paaE gene encoding 1,2-phenylacetyl-CoA epoxidase subunit PaaE yields the protein MSVIFHPLRVRSIQPDTAESVIVSFDVPPELREVFGFTQGQYLTLRTDIDGQDLRRSYSICAGVDDDELRVGVRKVSGGVFSNWIHTRLKVGDTLQVMAPQGRFFVPLQPAAHRHYLGIAGGSGITPILSIMKTVLAREPASRFMLIYGNRTLQSTMFKEEIEDLKNRYLTRLVLHHVFSAEQTDAPLNMGFVNREKLAEFLKALIPAQRIDEAFICGPFQMNDEAEAALIAGGVPAERIHVERFGIALPAGGQVGAVVHESLPGDAQHARIAIVRDGLRREFAFSKDQPSILDAASAAGLEVPFSCTSGVCGTCRAKCIEGEVRMERNFALDKAEVAAGFVLTCQCRPLTQNVVLSFDER from the coding sequence ATGAGCGTCATCTTCCACCCCCTGCGCGTGCGCTCGATCCAGCCGGACACGGCGGAGTCGGTCATCGTCTCGTTTGACGTGCCGCCCGAGCTGCGCGAGGTGTTCGGCTTCACCCAGGGCCAGTACCTCACGCTGCGCACCGACATTGACGGGCAGGACCTGCGCCGCTCGTACTCCATCTGCGCCGGTGTGGACGACGACGAGCTGCGCGTGGGCGTGCGCAAGGTCAGCGGCGGCGTGTTTTCCAACTGGATCCACACCCGGCTCAAGGTGGGCGACACACTGCAGGTGATGGCGCCACAGGGCCGCTTCTTCGTGCCGCTTCAGCCTGCGGCGCACCGGCATTACCTGGGCATTGCGGGCGGCAGCGGCATCACGCCCATCCTGTCCATCATGAAGACCGTGCTGGCGCGCGAGCCGGCGAGCCGCTTCATGCTGATCTACGGCAACCGCACGCTGCAGTCCACGATGTTCAAGGAGGAGATCGAAGACCTCAAGAACCGCTACCTCACGCGCCTGGTGCTGCACCACGTGTTCTCGGCCGAGCAGACCGATGCGCCGCTGAACATGGGCTTTGTCAACCGCGAAAAGCTGGCGGAGTTTCTCAAGGCACTGATTCCGGCACAGCGGATCGACGAAGCCTTCATCTGCGGCCCGTTCCAGATGAACGACGAGGCCGAGGCCGCGCTCATCGCTGGCGGCGTGCCGGCAGAGCGCATCCATGTGGAGCGCTTTGGCATTGCGCTGCCGGCGGGCGGGCAGGTGGGCGCCGTGGTGCACGAATCCTTGCCCGGCGATGCCCAGCATGCGCGCATTGCCATCGTGCGCGACGGGCTGCGGCGCGAGTTTGCGTTCAGCAAGGACCAGCCCAGCATTCTGGATGCCGCCTCCGCCGCGGGGCTGGAGGTGCCGTTCTCGTGCACCTCCGGCGTGTGCGGCACCTGCCGCGCCAAGTGCATCGAGGGCGAGGTGCGCATGGAGCGCAACTTCGCGCTCGACAAGGCCGAGGTCGCGGCGGGTTTTGTGCTGACCTGCCAGTGCCGGCCGCTGACGCAGAACGTGGTGCTTTCCTTTGATGAGCGCTGA
- a CDS encoding branched-chain amino acid ABC transporter permease gives MDLQIALLLGQDGIVNGAIYGLMALALVLVFSVTRVIFIPQGEFVAFGALTMAMMQAGRVPTTLWLLLALAAVVLVVEAWRWKAGATVNWPATLVWCVALPAVAAVLALGVRPTSLALQALTALVLITPMGPLLYRLAFRPLADASVLMLLIVSVALHGVLVGLGLLFFGAEGSRTPPFWDARFDLGGIPVSGQSLVVLGVTLALVVLLFVFFGRSMVGKALRATAINRVGARLMGIPTELSGDVSFALAALIGAISGLLIAPLTTVYYDTGFLIGLKGFVAAIVGGLASYPLALAGALLVGQLESFASFWASAYKEVLVFTLIVPVLWWRSLNSHHVEDEE, from the coding sequence ATGGATTTGCAGATCGCCCTGTTGCTGGGGCAGGACGGCATTGTCAACGGCGCCATCTACGGGTTGATGGCGCTCGCGCTGGTGCTGGTTTTTTCCGTGACCCGGGTGATCTTCATCCCGCAGGGCGAGTTCGTGGCCTTCGGTGCGCTCACCATGGCCATGATGCAGGCCGGGCGCGTGCCCACCACGCTGTGGCTGCTGCTGGCACTGGCGGCGGTGGTGCTGGTGGTCGAAGCCTGGCGCTGGAAGGCGGGTGCCACGGTCAACTGGCCCGCCACGCTGGTGTGGTGTGTGGCGCTGCCCGCCGTGGCGGCGGTGCTGGCTCTGGGGGTGCGGCCCACGTCGCTGGCGCTGCAGGCGCTCACCGCGCTGGTGCTGATCACGCCGATGGGGCCGCTGCTGTACCGGCTGGCGTTCCGCCCGCTGGCGGATGCCTCGGTGCTGATGCTGCTGATCGTGTCGGTGGCGCTGCACGGTGTGCTGGTGGGGCTTGGCCTGCTGTTCTTTGGCGCCGAGGGTTCGCGCACGCCGCCGTTCTGGGACGCGCGGTTCGATCTGGGGGGCATCCCGGTGTCGGGCCAGTCGCTGGTGGTGCTGGGGGTCACGCTGGCCCTGGTGGTGCTGCTGTTCGTGTTCTTCGGGCGCTCGATGGTGGGCAAGGCCTTGCGCGCCACGGCCATCAACCGCGTGGGTGCGCGCCTCATGGGCATCCCCACCGAGCTGTCGGGTGACGTGAGTTTTGCGCTGGCGGCGCTGATCGGCGCCATCTCGGGCCTGCTGATCGCGCCGCTGACCACGGTGTATTACGACACCGGCTTTCTCATCGGCCTCAAGGGCTTCGTAGCCGCCATCGTCGGCGGTCTGGCGAGCTACCCGCTGGCGCTGGCCGGCGCGTTGCTGGTGGGGCAACTGGAGTCGTTCGCCTCGTTCTGGGCCAGTGCCTACAAGGAGGTGCTGGTGTTCACATTGATTGTTCCGGTGTTGTGGTGGCGGTCGCTGAACAGCCACCATGTGGAGGATGAAGAATGA
- a CDS encoding branched-chain amino acid ABC transporter ATP-binding protein/permease — translation MSAPLNAPATARAAAPAPRGVVTRAQLTLACVALLALSWGWLPDFTVVVLSNIGLFALVAAGLVMLTGVGGMTSFGQAAFVGIGAYATAWACTAPGPAQALGAIVGAQGLPWAGLALGLVLTGVVAWALGAVTLKLSGHYLPLCTIAWGLSLYYLFGNMQFLGGQTGITGIPPLMLGTFSLASPRAIGVLIWAVLLVALWLLHNLLDSREGRAIRALKGGRVMAESMGVDTARYRIKLFVLAALLAAISGWLYAHMQRFVSPTPFNLNIGIEYLFMAVVGGAGHLWGAVLGATLITLLKEKLQDILPSLLGTSGNFEIIVFGLLMVLVLQRFADGLWPTLQRLSARWLRAGAPRAARTAAALVQRTLPAAGTTLLQARKVTKRFGGLVANNAVSMDVKAGEVHALIGPNGAGKSTFFNMISGVDDATEGEVRLMDRAMLRRPSREFARLGMARTFQHVRLLGQRSVVENVALGAHQRARRGWIASMLRLDRAEEAALLAEARRQIERCGLGAFADTPAASLALGQQRIVEIARALAGQPAILLLDEPAAGLRHLEKRALADLLRQLRAEGLGILVVEHDMEFVMNLADRITVLEFGTVIAEGTPHDVQRNQRVLDAYLGGGDDEPQPPAAPAVAPSSLTPTPGAAA, via the coding sequence ATGAGCGCGCCCCTGAATGCACCCGCCACTGCCCGGGCGGCAGCGCCGGCCCCGCGCGGCGTGGTCACGCGCGCCCAGCTCACGCTGGCCTGCGTGGCGCTGCTGGCCCTGTCCTGGGGCTGGCTGCCGGATTTCACAGTGGTGGTGCTGTCCAACATCGGCCTGTTCGCCCTGGTGGCGGCGGGCCTGGTGATGCTGACCGGCGTGGGCGGCATGACGTCCTTCGGTCAGGCCGCGTTTGTGGGCATCGGCGCCTATGCCACGGCCTGGGCTTGCACCGCGCCCGGCCCCGCACAGGCGCTGGGCGCCATCGTGGGCGCGCAGGGCCTGCCCTGGGCGGGCCTGGCCCTGGGCCTGGTGCTGACCGGGGTGGTGGCCTGGGCGCTGGGGGCCGTCACGCTCAAGCTGTCGGGCCACTACCTGCCGCTGTGCACCATTGCCTGGGGGCTCTCCCTGTACTACCTGTTCGGCAACATGCAGTTCCTGGGCGGGCAGACCGGTATCACGGGCATCCCGCCGCTCATGTTGGGCACGTTCTCGCTGGCCTCGCCGCGGGCCATCGGCGTGCTGATCTGGGCCGTGCTGCTGGTGGCCTTGTGGCTGCTGCACAACCTGCTCGACTCGCGCGAAGGCCGCGCCATCCGCGCGCTCAAGGGCGGGCGGGTGATGGCCGAATCCATGGGTGTGGACACGGCCCGCTACCGCATCAAGCTCTTCGTGCTGGCGGCGCTGCTGGCGGCCATTTCGGGCTGGCTGTATGCGCACATGCAGCGCTTTGTCAGCCCCACGCCGTTCAACCTGAACATCGGCATCGAATACCTGTTCATGGCCGTGGTGGGCGGCGCCGGGCATCTGTGGGGCGCGGTGCTGGGCGCCACGCTCATCACCCTGCTCAAGGAAAAGCTGCAGGACATCCTGCCCAGCCTGCTGGGCACCAGCGGCAACTTTGAGATCATCGTGTTTGGCCTGCTCATGGTGCTGGTGCTGCAGCGCTTTGCCGATGGCCTGTGGCCCACGCTGCAGCGCCTTTCGGCCCGCTGGCTGCGCGCGGGCGCCCCCCGCGCCGCGCGCACGGCCGCCGCGCTGGTGCAGCGCACGCTGCCCGCTGCCGGCACCACGCTGCTGCAGGCCCGCAAGGTCACCAAACGCTTTGGTGGTCTGGTGGCGAACAACGCGGTGTCCATGGACGTGAAGGCCGGCGAGGTGCACGCGCTCATCGGCCCCAACGGCGCCGGCAAGAGCACCTTCTTCAACATGATTTCGGGCGTGGACGACGCCACCGAGGGCGAAGTGCGCCTGATGGACCGCGCGATGCTGCGGCGTCCGTCGCGCGAGTTTGCCCGCCTGGGCATGGCGCGTACCTTCCAGCATGTGCGCCTGCTGGGGCAGCGCAGCGTGGTCGAGAATGTGGCGCTGGGCGCCCACCAGCGCGCGCGGCGCGGCTGGATCGCCTCCATGCTGCGGCTGGACCGGGCCGAAGAGGCGGCCCTGCTGGCCGAGGCGCGCCGCCAGATCGAGCGCTGTGGCCTGGGTGCGTTTGCCGATACGCCCGCCGCATCGCTGGCGCTGGGCCAGCAGCGCATCGTGGAGATCGCGCGTGCGCTGGCGGGACAGCCGGCCATCCTGCTGCTGGACGAACCCGCCGCCGGCCTGCGCCATCTGGAAAAGCGCGCCCTGGCCGACCTGCTGCGCCAGCTGCGTGCCGAGGGCCTGGGCATCCTGGTGGTGGAGCACGACATGGAGTTCGTGATGAACCTGGCCGACCGCATCACGGTGCTGGAGTTCGGCACCGTGATCGCCGAAGGCACGCCGCACGACGTGCAGCGCAACCAGCGTGTGCTGGATGCCTACCTGGGCGGTGGCGACGATGAGCCACAGCCGCCGGCCGCGCCCGCTGTCGCCCCTTCTTCTTTGACCCCCACCCCCGGAGCCGCAGCATGA
- a CDS encoding MBL fold metallo-hydrolase, whose product MTKTFASAADLEVKNVSFDKLSDHAYAYTAEGDPNTGIIIGDDAVMVIDTQATPVMAQDVIRRIREVTDKPIKYVLLSHYHAVRVLGASAYGAEHIIASEDTRDLIVERGQFDKDSEIGRFPRLFQNVESVPDGLTWPTMTFNKKMTLWLGKLEVQILQLGRGHTKGDTVAWLPQEKILFSGDLVEFDATPYAGDAYFKDWPQTLDNIAALKPEKLVPGRGAALQTPEQVQAGLAGTRAFISDLYESVKESAAKGEDLRKVYEATFAKLQPKYGQWVIFNHCMPFDVTRAYDEATQYPDPRIWTAERDVAMWKALEG is encoded by the coding sequence ATGACCAAAACCTTTGCCTCCGCCGCCGACCTTGAAGTGAAGAACGTGAGCTTCGACAAGCTCTCCGACCACGCCTATGCGTACACGGCCGAGGGCGACCCCAACACCGGCATCATCATTGGCGATGACGCGGTGATGGTCATCGACACCCAGGCCACGCCCGTGATGGCGCAGGACGTGATCCGCCGCATTCGCGAGGTGACGGACAAGCCCATCAAATACGTGCTGCTCTCCCACTACCACGCGGTGCGTGTGCTGGGCGCGAGCGCCTACGGGGCGGAGCACATCATTGCCAGCGAAGACACGCGCGACCTGATCGTGGAGCGCGGGCAGTTCGACAAGGACAGCGAGATCGGCCGCTTCCCGCGCCTGTTCCAGAACGTGGAAAGCGTGCCCGACGGCCTGACCTGGCCCACGATGACCTTCAACAAGAAGATGACGCTGTGGCTGGGCAAGCTCGAAGTGCAGATCCTGCAGCTGGGCCGGGGCCACACCAAGGGCGACACGGTGGCCTGGCTGCCGCAGGAGAAGATTTTGTTCAGCGGCGACTTGGTGGAGTTTGACGCCACGCCCTATGCGGGCGACGCGTACTTCAAGGACTGGCCGCAGACGCTGGACAACATCGCCGCCCTGAAGCCCGAGAAGCTGGTGCCCGGCCGGGGCGCGGCGCTGCAGACGCCGGAGCAGGTGCAGGCGGGCCTGGCAGGTACGCGCGCCTTCATCAGCGACCTGTACGAGAGCGTGAAGGAAAGCGCTGCCAAGGGCGAAGACCTGCGCAAGGTGTACGAAGCCACGTTTGCGAAGCTGCAGCCCAAGTACGGGCAGTGGGTGATCTTCAACCACTGCATGCCGTTTGATGTGACCCGCGCGTATGACGAGGCCACGCAATACCCTGACCCCCGCATCTGGACGGCAGAGCGCGATGTGGCGATGTGGAAAGCCTTGGAGGGTTAG